Part of the Nostoc sp. ATCC 53789 genome, GTAAAGCTGGAATTGCTCAATTGCAGCGAGGTGGCGAACGGTTTGTGCGGGGCTTGTATAAAGCATTGCAATATTTTTCTGATCCAGCAGAACGGTTTGACAAACTTGTATATGCTTACGGTCAGATTGGTTACTTAAATGCTGCTATTCAAGGTCTTTTATTCACATCAAATAAGAAATAACCAATAACATAATTTATACTGATATGTCATCTAAAATACCAGTTTCTGTATTAATTCCGGCAAAAAACGAACAAGCAAACTTGCCAGCCTGCCTTGCTAGCCTCAGCAGGGCAGATGAAATATTTGTAGTAGATTCTCAAAGTACCGATAACAGCATTGAAATTGCGAAAAGCCACGGTGTCAATGTTGTGCAATTTGACTTCAATGGACGTTGGCCCAAAAAGAAAAATTGGTCTTTAGATAATTTACCTTTCCGTAACGAATGGGTGCTAATTGTAGATTGCGATGAGCGGATCACCCCGGAACTTTGGGAAGAAATTGACCAAGCAATTCAAAATCAAGAATATACAGGTTATTATCTCAACCGCCGTGTATTTTTCTTAGGAAAATGGATTCGTTATGGTGGGAAATATCCCGATTGGAATCTTCGTTTATTTCAGCATAAAAAAGGTCGCTACGAAAACCTACATACAGAAGATATTCCTAATACTGGTGACAACGAAGTTCACGAACATGTGATTTTGCAAGGCAAAGTTGGGTATCTCAAAAATGATATGCTCCACGAGGACTTCCGCGACCTTTACCACTGGTTAGAACGGCACAATCGTTATTCGAATTGGGAAGCCAGCGTTTATTTTAATATTCTCACAGGTAAGGATGATAGCGGCACTATCGGCGCGGATCTATTTGGTGATGCAGTACAACGTAAGCGCTTTTTGAAAAAAGTGTGGGTACACCTGCCATTTAAACCCATTTTACGGTTTGTTTTATTTTATATAATTCAACGCGGTTTTTTGGATGGCAAAGCTGGATATATTTATGCACGCTTGCTGAGTCAATATGAATATCAAATTGGCGTTAAACTTTACGAATTACGTAATTGTGGTGGCCACTTAAATACTGCAACTACCCCAAAGGCAGAAGCAGGGGAGCAGGAGAGCAGAGGAGCAGAGGTAAAGCTATTGACTATTGACTCATAACTAATGACTAATGACCAATGACAAATGACAAATGACCAACCTTTTGTAGATTTACGCAAATATGACCAATCTTGGTTTGATCGGGGACGGCCAAGTTGGTATGTATTGTTGTGGTGGCTTGTACAAGCGATCGCATTTCCCCTTACTCCTCAACCGTTAAATATTCTGCGTTGTGCTTTGCTACGACTATTTGGCGCTCGTATCGGCAAAGGTGTATTAATTCGACCCACCGCCCGCTTCACCTATCCTTGGAAAGTTACCATTGGCAACTACAGTTGGATTGGAGATAACGTAGTTTTTTACAGCCTCGATCAGATCCACATCGGTGAACACTGCGTAGTTTCCCAAAAAAGTTACCTGTGTACTGGTAGTCACGATCTCCAAGATCCTGCTTTTGGGTTAAAAACAGCGAGTATCACTATTAACAATGGTGCATGGGTAGCAGCAGATTGTTTCGTTGGACCAGGAGTGCAAATCGGCGCTAATGCTGTGATTGGCGCTCGTAGTACTGTTTTGACGAATATGCCTTCTGGACAAGTTTGTTGGGGAAGCCCCTGTCGTCCTAAGACAAGTCGCATAAAACTTGATACCCCTACAACCCCATGATTTTATAGATAAACATAAGACATCTCCAGAAATTAACTATGCTTACCTGAAACCCTTGTAGAGACGTTGCATTGCAACGTCTCTACATTCATTTTCACCAGATGTCTATAGTAAGGTAGCCCAACTAGCTGCGCTACCTTAAATTTTCTACATATTTTATTTATAGCGGTTCTCAATTGCATAGAATATAGACCAATAAGGTTCAGTTAAGGGTAAAACTCTAAAGTCAATTGTTTATAACCTAGATGCAAAGTGGTGAGCTAGTCCGGTGGACGGATTCCCCAGCATAAAGGAACTGGCGTTAGCGTAGCTACGAGCGTCATCCGTAGGGCTTACCGCAGGCTACCGCCATCGTGCAGTGTCTCGCAGAGAAGGAGACCAAAGATGCAAAGAGAAAGAAGAAATACTTAACTGAACTGTATTGACCTATAAGCTCTGCTTTATATAGGCATTTCCTGGAGATAGTTTGCTTTTAATTAAATCTTTTTGCTTTCTAGTCCAAAATTCGTGCATATCTAAAAAATCTGGCAGAAGATGTGATGCACCAAATCAGCCAAGTGATAGCCTAATTAGCAAAATTTTTTCTCATTCCCACAAGTGAGAGTCACCCAAATGTGTAAAAGTATAAGCTGTTATTGCGATCGCCTTTGGCGTTCTTGCAGGGTACCTAATAAAGCGTGAGTTCGACGAACCTCTCCCTCCCAGCCTCCCTCTCCGAAACGGAAAGGGAGGAGCAACGAAAAATTCAGCTTTTTACTCCCCTCTCCGACACGGAGAGGGGCTGGGGGAGAGGTCAAATAGACTTGTCGAACTCACGTTAATAAAATGGAGCGTTCACTTAGCGTCTTGTAGACAATCAATCGTAATTACAATATATCATCTTGGTCAATTTGCTTGCATTGGAATGCTCCCGAATAATTAGGTGATGAAGTGCCCTTTGCCAACCATGTTCGTCAACTTGCCAAAGATTTTAAATATCAACAAATGCGATAAGTTTAAAACAAATTTAATAGGAGGCAAGTATGAATTTTAACAAAGATGAAAGAAATGTCATTTTAATAGTTGATGATGCCCCTATTAATTTAGAGATATTATTCAAGCTTTTAGAGTATTACGGCTTGAAGGTTTTAGTATCTGAAGATGGAATGAATGCCATTGAAATT contains:
- a CDS encoding glycosyltransferase family 2 protein, which encodes MSSKIPVSVLIPAKNEQANLPACLASLSRADEIFVVDSQSTDNSIEIAKSHGVNVVQFDFNGRWPKKKNWSLDNLPFRNEWVLIVDCDERITPELWEEIDQAIQNQEYTGYYLNRRVFFLGKWIRYGGKYPDWNLRLFQHKKGRYENLHTEDIPNTGDNEVHEHVILQGKVGYLKNDMLHEDFRDLYHWLERHNRYSNWEASVYFNILTGKDDSGTIGADLFGDAVQRKRFLKKVWVHLPFKPILRFVLFYIIQRGFLDGKAGYIYARLLSQYEYQIGVKLYELRNCGGHLNTATTPKAEAGEQESRGAEVKLLTIDS
- the hpsU gene encoding hormogonium polysaccharide biosynthesis acetyltransferase HpsU, which codes for MTNDQPFVDLRKYDQSWFDRGRPSWYVLLWWLVQAIAFPLTPQPLNILRCALLRLFGARIGKGVLIRPTARFTYPWKVTIGNYSWIGDNVVFYSLDQIHIGEHCVVSQKSYLCTGSHDLQDPAFGLKTASITINNGAWVAADCFVGPGVQIGANAVIGARSTVLTNMPSGQVCWGSPCRPKTSRIKLDTPTTP